A window of Solanum stenotomum isolate F172 chromosome 3, ASM1918654v1, whole genome shotgun sequence contains these coding sequences:
- the LOC125859913 gene encoding replication protein A 70 kDa DNA-binding subunit B-like, translating into MVDSAAEIDILAIVLRCGPQKNAGRSHHRCREITLCDNQKNQFLFTLWEDFEEIEGHEISSKMATEADLLVILGRSIRISTYQGLSLQTRYNSTVRVNPNYPQAVALINWAKENKTMLLSCPSEKTSTSSSIAPMIVTPAGQQLISIAEISSAPSMRVFYVEAEMAVLDEFQDFCVLECLGCKQKKRTRDRKDFECPKCNRKTSLVPRCSFQIDLIDDTAITTASISAELGEKLLSMTAEDIFDITCTKRQSLSLNHVHEMLSNKVFEIQLRKSSWGSSNTTHATLSILSYMEKQHTPQSTTDRTSKKIKPLEISEVEVMATTAAAGPSNAPAKFEPPTPTKKV; encoded by the exons ATGGTTGATTCTGCTGCTGAAATAG ATATACTGGCAATCGTTCTTCGTTGTGGTCCTCAAAAAAACGCCGGTCGCAGTCATCATAGGTGTCGAGAAATTACCCTTTGTGACAATCA GAAAAATCAATTTCTCTTCACTCTATGGGAGGATTTCGAAGAAATAGAAGGACATGAAATTTCCTCAAAAATGGCAACAGAGGCAGATCTACTTGTAATCCTCGGAAGGAGTATAAGAATCTCTACTTATCAAG GGTTGTCATTGCAGACTAGGTACAATTCCACAGTACGTGTGAATCCGAATTACCCACAGGCAGTGGCACTCATCAACTG ggcaaaagaaaacaaaacaatgtTGTTAAGTTGTCCATCAGAGAAAACCTCAACAAGCTCATCTATCGCTCCCATGATAGTCACTCCTGCTGGCCAACAACTTATCTCTATTGCAGAAATCTCATCAGCACCTTCT ATGAGAGTGTTCTATGTTGAAGCAGAGATGGCCGTATTAGATGAGTTCCAAGACTTTTGTGTGCTTGAATGCTTAGGATGCAAACAGAAGAAGCGGACAAGGGATAGAAAGGATTTTGAATGTCCAAAATGCAATCGGAAAACATCATTAGTGCCTCG CTGCAGCTTCCAAATTGATCTTATTGACGATACTGCTATAACCACAGCATCTATCTCTGCTGAATTAGGAGAAAAATTACTGTCCATGACAGCAGAAGACATATTTGACATAACTTGCACTAAG CGACAATCATTGTCTCTTAATCATGTCCATGAGATGTTGTCAAACAAAGTATTCGAAATTCAGCTAAGGAAGTCATCTTGGGGTAGCTCAAATACCACGCATGCAACTTTGTCCATTCTTTCCTACATGGAAAAACAACATACTCCACAGAGCACTACTGATAGGACTTCTAAAAAGATAAAGCCTTTGGAAATAAGTGAGGTAGAAGTGATGGCAACAACTGCTGCAGCTGGTCCTTCAAATGCACCGGCAAAATTTGAACCACCCACACCAACCAAAAAGGTCTAA